A section of the Spirosoma pollinicola genome encodes:
- a CDS encoding META domain-containing protein, whose translation MRRVLTVFLLILFLASQCRQKESVVAPQIAKLIGTWQLAEPDSAYATTLRFAYDTANPPHDVTPFKASGKTAVNDYTVNMFATLDGMLSADELVSSKVAGSAEAMAFELAYFTNLKAVVRYEITSDNQLHLIHGGAQPHLLVYKRVN comes from the coding sequence ATGAGACGCGTACTAACCGTTTTTTTATTGATCCTCTTTCTAGCCAGTCAGTGTCGTCAGAAAGAAAGTGTCGTGGCTCCGCAAATAGCCAAGTTAATTGGTACATGGCAACTGGCTGAACCCGATTCGGCCTATGCCACAACGCTGCGATTTGCCTATGACACGGCCAACCCACCGCACGATGTTACACCCTTCAAAGCCAGTGGAAAAACAGCTGTAAATGACTATACGGTAAATATGTTTGCCACGTTAGACGGCATGTTGTCGGCTGATGAGCTGGTGAGTTCAAAGGTAGCCGGATCGGCTGAAGCTATGGCCTTTGAACTCGCCTATTTTACGAATTTGAAAGCCGTTGTGCGTTACGAAATAACGTCAGATAACCAACTACACCTGATACATGGCGGAGCACAGCCTCATCTATTGGTCTATAAACGCGTGAACTGA
- a CDS encoding serpin family protein: MKTTLFSITTAVMAAVLLLAVSCHTSTVSPTPGPTGELRVSAPFADQTTQFAFDLAKQVNTAEGQAKNVFISPLSLHIALGMLLNGANGQTAQEIQKTLKLDAQTLAEANATYQNLMTNLPAVDPKVTLTLANSVWYRNTFLVETSFQDLLKQTFQAEVSAQDFNNPATVSTINNWASQKTNGKITKVIDQIQPDNVMFLMNALYFKGNWKTQFDAAKTIDAPFKLVSDATATVRMMRLNMNLKRAFRANYVAFELPYGSDKYAMTVLLPAESTTADALISSLNSSDWAQLQKDMILGKLDIGLPKFTLSYEINLNKALSTMGMLTAFTNQADFTKINAQGGLTLSFVKQNTFVSVDETGTEAAAVTTSGVSTTSAQLPTLCNRPFVFVIHEKTSGTVLFIGKIADPTKTNA, from the coding sequence ATGAAAACGACTCTTTTTTCCATCACAACAGCCGTTATGGCGGCTGTGCTGTTACTTGCTGTTAGCTGCCATACATCAACGGTTAGTCCTACACCTGGCCCTACAGGCGAATTGCGGGTATCGGCTCCCTTTGCCGATCAAACAACTCAATTTGCGTTTGATTTGGCCAAACAGGTGAACACAGCAGAAGGTCAGGCTAAAAATGTATTTATCTCGCCATTAAGTCTTCATATAGCACTCGGTATGCTTCTGAATGGGGCCAATGGGCAAACGGCTCAGGAAATCCAGAAAACGCTTAAACTGGATGCGCAGACTTTAGCCGAAGCGAATGCGACCTACCAAAACCTGATGACCAACCTACCGGCGGTTGACCCGAAAGTTACCCTGACATTGGCCAACTCGGTCTGGTATCGGAACACATTTTTGGTTGAGACATCGTTTCAAGACCTGTTGAAACAGACATTTCAGGCCGAAGTGTCGGCGCAGGATTTTAACAATCCGGCTACAGTTAGCACAATTAACAACTGGGCGAGCCAAAAAACGAACGGTAAGATTACAAAGGTCATTGACCAGATACAGCCCGATAATGTCATGTTTCTGATGAACGCCCTGTATTTCAAGGGCAATTGGAAAACGCAGTTCGACGCGGCCAAAACCATAGATGCCCCGTTTAAGCTGGTATCAGATGCTACGGCCACTGTGCGCATGATGCGCCTGAACATGAACTTGAAGCGGGCTTTCCGGGCAAATTATGTAGCGTTTGAGCTTCCCTATGGTTCCGATAAGTACGCTATGACGGTGTTGCTACCCGCCGAAAGCACAACCGCCGACGCGCTCATAAGCAGCCTGAACAGTTCTGATTGGGCGCAATTACAAAAAGATATGATTTTGGGAAAGCTGGATATCGGGTTACCAAAGTTCACGTTGTCGTATGAGATCAACCTGAACAAGGCGTTAAGTACTATGGGTATGCTTACCGCGTTTACAAACCAGGCCGACTTTACGAAAATAAACGCTCAGGGCGGCTTAACACTCAGTTTTGTAAAACAAAATACGTTTGTGTCGGTCGATGAGACCGGTACAGAAGCCGCTGCCGTTACAACCAGCGGGGTTTCAACAACATCGGCACAACTGCCGACGCTGTGCAATCGCCCGTTTGTGTTTGTCATTCACGAAAAAACATCAGGAACGGTATTGTTTATTGGCAAAATTGCCGATCCAACGAAAACAAATGCATGA
- a CDS encoding outer membrane beta-barrel protein: MDELDKNLPDDFWRKTFEDAAEMPQPRVWATIEQRLDESKGPKVLPLWGTGLASSRPLVWGSLLAASVALLLVGWWVVTTQSVTQPTAPMQIASQSSNRGNGAKSVDQSVSTRTALAVNKAPNVQSDALATTKSLPKSPNPFGRSAGSLMANSAVQDEVVQGKKSINGVNLSNVTEKISPISGEMQAATPMNSQSAKSRVGVSYASNEHTPSGNTESEQTAFSLFNRLSGKPLRMRRPGMISRIVWVRPAELTTEPDIRNVKRQPRELWASVSMMPGSFNPSVSVRSMQTSLPNTSYVTATAPNQASVSSRANFSVAYQAGAGMQLNEHWSVESGIGYLSGRSTVETPGQRASAQMDLLGNRNTVTTNVFVDAVRNSIQPTGSTLALASNANLSGGAYQANIVPDSRELQLITNNYQYVQVPVQLGYQLRPRKKLSMAVLGGILTNIFVRNTIGDALVVTSKDGVYRPVSLAATMGARLRYRPSRQWSASLAGVYQPSLESSTKADSQVQSHPTSTGMSFGLDYHF; the protein is encoded by the coding sequence ATGGATGAATTAGATAAAAACTTACCGGACGATTTTTGGCGAAAGACATTTGAGGATGCGGCCGAAATGCCTCAACCACGGGTCTGGGCTACCATCGAACAACGACTGGACGAGTCCAAGGGGCCGAAGGTTTTACCGCTTTGGGGAACGGGTCTGGCTTCGTCGCGTCCGCTCGTTTGGGGTAGTCTTCTGGCGGCTTCGGTAGCGTTGCTTCTCGTTGGCTGGTGGGTTGTTACGACTCAATCGGTTACACAACCTACAGCGCCAATGCAGATTGCCAGCCAATCGTCGAATAGAGGCAATGGAGCCAAATCAGTAGACCAATCGGTGTCAACCAGAACGGCGTTGGCAGTCAATAAAGCACCGAATGTTCAATCAGACGCATTGGCAACAACAAAGTCGTTACCGAAATCACCAAACCCGTTCGGTCGTTCAGCTGGTTCATTGATGGCCAATTCAGCCGTTCAGGACGAAGTTGTTCAGGGGAAAAAGTCGATTAACGGCGTTAATCTGTCGAATGTCACCGAAAAAATTTCGCCCATTTCAGGGGAGATGCAAGCGGCAACACCCATGAACAGTCAGTCGGCCAAAAGTAGGGTGGGGGTTTCGTATGCATCCAATGAACACACACCGTCAGGCAACACGGAGTCTGAACAGACTGCCTTTTCGTTGTTCAACAGATTGTCCGGCAAGCCACTTCGTATGCGTCGGCCGGGCATGATTTCGCGAATTGTGTGGGTTCGTCCTGCCGAGTTAACAACGGAGCCGGACATACGTAACGTGAAGCGCCAGCCACGCGAACTATGGGCGTCGGTGAGTATGATGCCGGGTTCGTTCAATCCATCAGTATCGGTTCGTTCCATGCAGACATCGTTGCCAAATACCTCTTATGTCACTGCAACCGCGCCGAATCAGGCATCGGTTAGTAGCCGGGCTAATTTTTCAGTGGCCTATCAGGCAGGAGCTGGTATGCAATTAAATGAACACTGGTCGGTGGAGTCAGGGATTGGCTACCTTTCCGGTCGCTCTACGGTCGAGACGCCGGGCCAGCGGGCATCGGCTCAAATGGATTTACTGGGGAACCGAAATACGGTGACTACCAACGTGTTTGTTGATGCTGTACGGAACAGCATACAACCCACTGGATCGACTTTAGCACTGGCCAGTAACGCGAACTTGTCTGGTGGGGCCTATCAGGCAAACATCGTTCCTGATAGCCGCGAGCTGCAATTGATAACGAATAATTATCAGTATGTGCAGGTTCCGGTTCAGCTCGGCTATCAGTTGCGTCCGCGTAAGAAGCTGAGTATGGCCGTATTGGGTGGCATATTGACCAATATTTTTGTTCGTAATACAATTGGCGATGCGCTGGTAGTTACGAGTAAAGATGGTGTGTATCGGCCTGTTTCTCTGGCGGCTACAATGGGTGCCCGCCTTCGCTACCGTCCCTCGCGCCAATGGTCGGCGTCGCTGGCTGGCGTTTATCAACCCTCACTGGAATCGAGCACCAAAGCCGATTCGCAGGTACAAAGTCATCCTACCTCAACGGGTATGAGTTTCGGTCTTGATTATCATTTTTAA
- a CDS encoding RNA polymerase sigma factor — protein sequence MQDEYELVEGCRRQDRIMQRQLYERFAGKLFVVCKRYIRDPDEAEDVLQDAFVKIYKHIDSFRFECPLEAWLKRIVINTALKAIRKQKPWENTADVQELAPVLPQADESLPALNYQYLLQLIQELPPGCRAVFNLYAIEGYNHPEIAEMLDIAEGTSKSQYSRARGLLQQKLQSDKRLADGYPAQGNPL from the coding sequence ATGCAGGATGAATACGAATTAGTTGAAGGGTGCCGACGGCAGGACCGGATTATGCAGCGACAGCTCTATGAGCGGTTTGCCGGGAAGCTCTTTGTCGTTTGTAAACGATACATACGTGATCCTGACGAAGCCGAAGATGTTTTGCAAGATGCCTTTGTGAAGATTTATAAGCACATCGACTCTTTTCGGTTCGAGTGCCCTCTGGAAGCCTGGTTGAAACGAATAGTTATAAATACGGCCCTGAAAGCAATACGCAAACAGAAGCCCTGGGAAAATACCGCCGATGTGCAGGAACTGGCACCTGTACTCCCACAGGCCGACGAAAGCTTGCCCGCACTAAACTATCAGTATCTATTGCAATTAATTCAGGAATTGCCGCCCGGTTGTCGGGCGGTTTTTAACCTGTATGCAATCGAAGGCTATAATCACCCCGAAATTGCCGAAATGCTCGACATTGCCGAGGGGACATCTAAATCGCAATATTCCCGAGCAAGGGGTCTATTACAACAAAAATTACAATCGGATAAACGCTTAGCTGACGGGTATCCAGCCCAGGGAAACCCACTTTGA
- a CDS encoding sugar phosphate isomerase/epimerase family protein: MNRRDALRYSLGAGFSALAYPVFSETKPVQARFTIGACDWSIGPAGDIKAFDVAKQIGLDGVQVSLNTATDHEHLRKPAMQQMVKDAARQAGVQIGGLAIGMLNQIPYKSDPRTEVWVQDSVDVAKALGVKNILLAFFSNNDLKNDPQGTKVVIERLKAVAPKAEKAGVVLGIESWLSASELMAILDAVGSPAVKVYYDVCNSTDMGYDIFSEIRTLGKDRICEVHLKENGYLLGQGKVNLPSVRKALDDINYTGWLHIEGAVPKGKPMLESYIENNKTVRSLFV; encoded by the coding sequence ATGAATCGGCGTGATGCATTACGTTACTCTTTAGGTGCCGGTTTTTCGGCACTGGCATACCCCGTTTTTTCTGAAACAAAACCGGTACAGGCTAGATTCACTATTGGCGCCTGCGATTGGTCTATTGGCCCGGCTGGCGATATCAAAGCCTTTGATGTGGCAAAACAGATTGGCCTGGATGGTGTACAGGTAAGCCTGAATACCGCTACTGACCATGAGCACCTTCGAAAACCGGCCATGCAGCAGATGGTTAAAGACGCGGCTCGTCAAGCGGGGGTGCAGATTGGCGGATTAGCCATTGGTATGCTGAATCAGATCCCTTATAAATCAGATCCACGCACCGAAGTTTGGGTGCAGGATAGCGTCGATGTTGCCAAAGCACTGGGCGTGAAGAACATTTTGCTGGCTTTCTTCTCGAATAATGATTTAAAAAATGACCCACAAGGGACTAAAGTCGTTATTGAGCGCTTAAAAGCCGTGGCCCCTAAAGCCGAAAAAGCCGGTGTTGTGCTGGGTATCGAATCATGGCTGTCGGCATCCGAGTTGATGGCGATTCTGGATGCTGTTGGCTCACCAGCGGTTAAGGTTTATTACGATGTTTGCAACTCGACAGATATGGGGTACGATATTTTCAGCGAGATTCGTACGTTAGGTAAAGATCGAATCTGCGAAGTTCACTTAAAAGAAAACGGTTATTTACTGGGGCAGGGAAAGGTCAACTTGCCCAGCGTTCGGAAAGCATTGGACGACATTAACTACACCGGCTGGCTTCATATTGAAGGCGCTGTGCCCAAAGGAAAGCCAATGCTGGAGAGTTATATAGAGAACAATAAGACTGTGCGGTCGCTGTTTGTCTGA